CAACTGCCACATACCCTTTTGGAGTGGAAACTACTCAGAAAATCTGTACTCTAGTATAAGGTAATAATTGAAcatcataaatataaaacttaaaaactccatatttaacaaaaatagaaaaaaaaaattagaaatcaaACCATACTTGACTCATCACGCTCACGGTGACTCTCGTGCAAATCACCGTTGGGTTTGGTGGCGGCGACGACGGCTATGGTGGCGCGACAAATCGGGCAATTGGAGTGGTTACTGAGCCACAAGTTAATGCAAGAGGCGTGAAACGAGTGTTTGCACGCGCTCAGCTGCCGGACTTCTTCGCCGTCGGCGAACACCGAGAGGCACACCGGACACTCGCCGCCGATCTCTTTGGAGTGCTCCTCTTTCCGGTACTTCACCCCTGCGTCGACGCTGGCGAGTTCGATCTCACGGTGGGATGCCTCCGACGCGACGGAGGACTCGCTAGCTGAGGGATCCCCGCGGCGGCGGCGGTGCGAGGGGCAACCGAAGGCGAAGATGAAGGTGTAGATTAGCGCCGGGATAGTGACGACGGCGAGGAGTGCGAGGAGGAACTCGAACGGGGAGAGATCGACGGAGCTGGGAGGGTCGGCGAACGGCGGCGGCGGGGGAAAGGGGAGGACGGTGATCTGGAATATGGAGCTGGGGGCGCCGTCGAAGGGATGCGGCGGCGGGAAGGGTATGACGGTGATTTGGCTGGCGGGACGCGGCGGCGGAGCCGCGACGACCGTGGGTGAGTTTTGCATTGCgatagagaaagagagagaatggattataattattattaatatttattattactattattattaagtgATATGTGGTTTCATTTGGGAACTTTTTtcgtttttaactttttttttgttggttttatttttatttatttatggtaGAAAAGGTGATTGAAAATGGTTGTTAGTAATGAAAGGGATTGAAGGTGGATGAATTCTTTGAAGCAATAATTGGTTTGGGTGGGTGAGTGAAGAAAATGGAGAATTTTTTTCTAGGTGATATGTGAACAAAGAAGTCGTAGCTGGACCctctttaatttgtttctttctcattctctatttttttttcaatattttttttacttttataattttatagtattaAGGGTACTCGAGAAACTAAATTGATTGTTGATAAGTTTCTAcctttcaagttcaaaacattAGTCTAAGTTAATTCTTTAATATGGGtcttctaatattttaaaataatctatcaatttcttcatcaacaaaTATATACTCTTACATTAAAAGTAGGAACAAAAGCTTCAAGCTTTGATCCTAGTTGTCAAAGATAATGGAAGATTTGACATAGTTTAGAAAGTATTTTCTAATATCAATCCATTTCAAGATCATGAACAtaaattcttctattttcaaGCATTCAATATAACAACCAAATCACAAGATTGCAAAACAAAATCTACTTCTTTCTTTTTACACATACATATAGTAGAAAGTTTACATAAAAGTCACAAAGTACATATGATCCCAACAGAAAGAGGATTAATCACTAAGCAATTTAATCTTAGATACAATAAGagaatcaaaaaaaaaaaaaaaagaacaattgTTTGTAGAGTTTTTAGTTAAATGACCAAGTTTGATCTCTCCCTCCATTCGTGTTCTCCTTATTCTCTATCTTTATTCTatttataagttatatttttcatatgaaagaaaatttcacaaatatgtaatttaatcatatatgaattacatatattttatttgaataagttaatctaatcagtattagtcaaatttaatttgttcACCTTATTTCACATACctctaaaaaaatagttattcttaaacaaattttctagtttattattttgtttacttaAATTGCTGTCATCCTTCAGAGTAAAAGAGAAATTTATTgaacctttatatatataaactaactATTTTAGTTGACTAATCAGACTAAGTAAATAAATCAAATGCCTTCATattcttatat
This region of Vigna unguiculata cultivar IT97K-499-35 chromosome 5, ASM411807v1, whole genome shotgun sequence genomic DNA includes:
- the LOC114183959 gene encoding RING-H2 finger protein ATL33-like, with translation MQNSPTVVAAPPPRPASQITVIPFPPPHPFDGAPSSIFQITVLPFPPPPPFADPPSSVDLSPFEFLLALLAVVTIPALIYTFIFAFGCPSHRRRRGDPSASESSVASEASHREIELASVDAGVKYRKEEHSKEIGGECPVCLSVFADGEEVRQLSACKHSFHASCINLWLSNHSNCPICRATIAVVAATKPNGDLHESHRERDESSMV